From the genome of candidate division WOR-3 bacterium, one region includes:
- the nifU gene encoding Fe-S cluster assembly scaffold protein NifU has product MYSEKVIEHFKNPRNVGEIPDADGVGEVGNPVCGDMMTFYIKVKDGVLVDVKFKTFGCGAAIAVSSIVSEMAKGKTIEEALKITRDMVAKELGGLPPNKLHCSNLGADALHKAIEDYLKKQEKSKREG; this is encoded by the coding sequence ATGTATTCAGAAAAGGTAATTGAGCATTTCAAAAACCCAAGGAATGTCGGAGAGATTCCGGATGCAGATGGCGTTGGGGAAGTTGGCAATCCGGTCTGTGGCGATATGATGACCTTTTATATCAAAGTGAAGGATGGTGTCTTAGTTGATGTGAAGTTTAAGACCTTCGGTTGTGGGGCGGCGATTGCGGTCTCCAGTATCGTCTCCGAAATGGCGAAAGGAAAAACAATTGAAGAAGCATTAAAAATTACTCGGGATATGGTCGCCAAAGAGTTGGGGGGTCTGCCTCCCAATAAACTCCATTGCTCAAATTTGGGGGCGGATGCCCTCCACAAGGCGATTGAAGATTACTTGAAAAAACAGGAAAAAAGCAAAAGGGAGGGTTAG
- the rd gene encoding rubredoxin — translation MKKWQCTICGYIYDPQKGDPDNGIPPNTPFENLPDNWVCPECGAEKDMFEELED, via the coding sequence ATGAAAAAGTGGCAATGCACAATTTGTGGTTATATCTACGACCCCCAAAAGGGGGACCCAGATAACGGAATTCCACCCAATACCCCATTTGAGAATTTGCCGGATAACTGGGTCTGCCCGGAGTGTGGGGCGGAAAAGGATATGTTTGAGGAATTGGAAGATTAA